One window from the genome of Epinephelus fuscoguttatus linkage group LG3, E.fuscoguttatus.final_Chr_v1 encodes:
- the myoz2b gene encoding myozenin-2b isoform X2 encodes MDLGKKLSTPKDIMLEELSLLSNRGSRLFKMRQRRSEKYTFESIQNEANALLNNDISTENTHTVEIKVDAPAEGSTENPAVTVTEVTTEKVDATPMPKSYHSPWDQAILSNPDLAETLKVTMSAPDPRPDLPEYKCFNRVATPFGGFEKAPKGITFKLPVVDLNPPSFPELQEPGMKRPTFNRTAQGWISEGTHLILPTITLEPIKIPESDDL; translated from the exons ATGGATCTCGGAAAGaagctcagcacccctaaagaCATTATGCTGGAGGAGTTATCGTTGCTTTCCAACAGAGGTTCCCGGCTTTTCAAAATGCGCCAGAGGAGATCcgaaaaatacacatttgaaaGTATccaaaacgaggcaaacgcacTGCTGAAT AATGACATTTCAACAGAGAATACACACACTGTGGAAATTAAAGTGGATGCACCAGCTGAAGGAAGTACTGAAAATCCAGCAGTCACTGTTACAG AAGTGACTACAGAGAAGGTAGATGCCACACCTATGCCAAAGTCCTACCACTCCCCGTGGGATCAGGCAATCCTCAGCAACCCTGACCTCGCCGAAACTCTGAAAGTGACAATGTCAGCACCAGACCCACGACCAGACCTTCCTGAGTACAAATGCTTTAACCG GGTTGCCACTCCTTTTGGTGGCTTTGAAAAAGCTCCCAAAGGCATCACATTCAAGCTCCCCGTGGTGGACCTGAACCCGCCCAGCTTCCCAGAGCTGCAGGAGCCGGGGATGAAGCGACCCACCTTCAACAGGACAGCCCAGGGGTGGATATCTGAGGGCACCCATCTGATCCTACCCACTATTACCTTGGAGCCCATCAAAATCCCAGAGTCTGACGACCTGTAG